The Paracoccus sp. MC1862 genome includes a window with the following:
- a CDS encoding phosphodiester glycosidase family protein, which translates to MTLPAMADICETRTFEGTRYSLCTVTTDRQDGLRLWLNGPDGKAVGDFNGVRGTLAPGEVLGFAMNAGMYHPDYAPVGLFRSDSEEAGHIVTAGGDGNFGLLPNGVFCVGARAPFQVIESRRFARAQPQCRLATQSGPLLVIDGELHPRFLPHSDSRYIRNGVGVSRDMQTAWFAISDAPVTFHQFARFFRDELGARNALYFDGSISRLYAPGLRRADWGRRMGPIIGYVGGP; encoded by the coding sequence ATGACGCTGCCCGCCATGGCCGACATCTGCGAGACGCGCACCTTCGAGGGCACCCGCTATTCCCTCTGCACCGTCACCACCGACCGGCAGGACGGGCTGCGGTTGTGGCTGAACGGGCCGGACGGCAAGGCAGTGGGCGACTTCAACGGGGTGCGCGGGACGCTGGCGCCCGGCGAGGTGCTGGGCTTTGCCATGAACGCGGGGATGTATCATCCCGACTACGCGCCGGTAGGGCTGTTCCGGTCCGACAGCGAGGAAGCGGGCCACATCGTCACCGCCGGGGGCGACGGCAACTTCGGCCTGCTGCCGAACGGGGTCTTCTGCGTCGGCGCCCGGGCGCCTTTCCAAGTGATCGAGAGCCGCCGCTTTGCCCGCGCCCAGCCGCAATGCCGCTTGGCGACGCAATCCGGCCCCCTGCTGGTCATCGACGGAGAGCTGCACCCGCGCTTCCTGCCCCATAGCGACAGCCGCTATATCCGCAACGGCGTGGGCGTCTCGCGCGACATGCAGACGGCCTGGTTCGCGATCTCGGACGCGCCGGTCACCTTCCACCAGTTCGCCCGCTTCTTCCGGGACGAGCTTGGCGCGCGCAACGCGCTGTATTTCGACGGCTCGATCAGCCGGCTCTATGCGCCGGGGCTTCGCCGCGCCGACTGGGGCCGGCGGATGGGACCCATCATCGGCTATGTGGGCGGACCGTAG
- the truB gene encoding tRNA pseudouridine(55) synthase TruB, with the protein MARKKGRDISGWLLIDKPAGVGSTDVVSRVRWALDAKKAGHAGTLDPDATGLLAVALGEATKTVPWLTEALKAYDFTVTWGAETSTDDASGEVLRRSDARPSAEAIEVALPAFRGEILQVPPAVSAVKVDGARAYDLAREGEAFTLAARPLWVEELMLTEARTDQADLHLVCGKGGYVRAIARDLGRALGCLGHVQGLRRVWSGPFEVADAIPFDRVDRAAQAELDAALLPVQSALDLPEMRATDQGAARLRNGNPGQVLGTVDYGAEVWVSHEGRAVAIGRYMGGEVHPSRVFVQP; encoded by the coding sequence ATGGCGCGGAAAAAGGGACGGGACATCTCGGGCTGGCTGCTGATCGACAAGCCCGCGGGGGTCGGCTCGACCGACGTGGTGTCCCGTGTGCGCTGGGCGCTGGACGCGAAGAAGGCTGGCCACGCAGGAACGCTGGACCCTGACGCGACGGGGCTGCTGGCCGTGGCGCTGGGCGAGGCGACAAAGACCGTGCCCTGGCTGACCGAGGCGCTGAAGGCTTATGACTTCACAGTGACTTGGGGCGCCGAGACCTCGACCGACGACGCCTCGGGCGAGGTGCTGCGCCGGTCCGACGCGCGGCCCTCGGCCGAGGCCATCGAGGTCGCCCTGCCCGCATTCCGCGGCGAGATCCTGCAGGTTCCCCCGGCCGTCTCGGCCGTCAAGGTGGACGGCGCCCGCGCCTATGACCTCGCGCGCGAGGGTGAGGCCTTCACGCTGGCCGCCCGCCCGTTATGGGTCGAGGAACTGATGCTGACCGAGGCACGCACCGATCAGGCCGACCTGCATCTGGTCTGTGGCAAGGGCGGCTATGTCCGCGCCATCGCCCGCGACCTCGGCCGGGCGCTCGGCTGCCTCGGCCATGTGCAGGGCCTGCGCCGGGTCTGGTCGGGGCCCTTCGAGGTGGCGGATGCGATCCCCTTCGACCGGGTGGACCGGGCGGCGCAGGCGGAACTCGATGCCGCGCTGCTGCCGGTCCAGTCGGCGTTGGACCTGCCCGAGATGCGCGCCACCGACCAGGGCGCGGCGCGGCTGCGGAACGGCAATCCGGGGCAGGTGCTCGGCACTGTCGATTACGGCGCAGAGGTCTGGGTCAGCCATGAAGGCCGCGCGGTCGCCATCGGCCGCTACATGGGCGGGGAGGTCCATCCCTCGCGCGTGTTCGTTCAGCCGTGA
- a CDS encoding MFS transporter, protein MRITVDDALAEAGAGRFQRRLMAIFGLVWAADAMQVVAVGFAAPSIAASFGLEMQVALQSGTLFFLGMFVGAALFGRLADRIGRRNVLIVTVACDAVFGLASVFSPDFQWLLALRFLTGMAVGGTLPVDYAMMAEFLPPKNRGRWLVWLEGFWALGTLVVALTAWFAASFAVAAPWKLIYLVAALPACIGIFLRLWVPESPMYLLRRNREPEARAIINRIRVANGAPAFAPKARLVLPPAAPAPAGGIFTAGLARTTVAVLAVWFLVSLSYYGVFVWLPGKLATEGFGFVRGYGFLVILALAQLPGYALAAWGVENWGRQKTLRIFLVLSALGCLLFVTATTGAVVAGALMLMSFALLGTWGALYALTPEIYPTNLRATGMGTAGAVARLGGLAAPSLMAVLATRDFNAMIGLFAGLLVLAAVLSFGIGRETRGASIA, encoded by the coding sequence ATGAGGATCACGGTGGACGACGCGCTGGCCGAGGCGGGCGCGGGCCGTTTCCAGCGTCGCCTGATGGCGATCTTCGGGCTGGTCTGGGCGGCCGACGCCATGCAGGTGGTGGCGGTCGGCTTCGCCGCACCCTCGATCGCGGCCAGCTTCGGGCTGGAGATGCAGGTGGCGCTGCAAAGCGGGACGCTGTTCTTTCTCGGGATGTTCGTCGGCGCGGCGCTGTTCGGGCGGCTGGCGGACCGGATCGGGCGGCGGAACGTGCTGATCGTGACGGTGGCCTGCGACGCGGTCTTCGGGCTGGCCTCGGTCTTTTCGCCCGACTTCCAGTGGCTGCTGGCGCTGCGCTTCCTGACCGGGATGGCGGTGGGCGGCACCCTGCCCGTGGACTATGCCATGATGGCCGAGTTCCTGCCGCCGAAGAACCGCGGCCGCTGGCTGGTCTGGCTGGAGGGCTTCTGGGCGCTGGGCACGCTGGTCGTCGCGCTGACCGCCTGGTTCGCGGCAAGCTTCGCGGTCGCGGCGCCATGGAAGCTGATCTACCTGGTGGCGGCCCTGCCCGCCTGCATCGGCATCTTCCTGCGGCTCTGGGTGCCGGAATCGCCCATGTACCTGCTGCGCCGGAACCGCGAACCCGAGGCCCGGGCCATCATCAACCGCATCCGCGTGGCAAATGGCGCGCCCGCGTTTGCCCCCAAGGCAAGGCTGGTCCTGCCGCCAGCCGCCCCCGCCCCAGCAGGGGGGATCTTCACCGCCGGGCTGGCGCGAACGACCGTGGCGGTTCTGGCGGTGTGGTTCCTCGTCTCGCTCAGCTACTACGGCGTCTTCGTCTGGCTGCCGGGCAAGCTCGCGACGGAAGGCTTCGGCTTCGTGCGGGGCTACGGCTTCCTCGTGATCCTCGCGCTGGCGCAACTGCCGGGCTATGCGCTGGCCGCCTGGGGGGTCGAGAACTGGGGGCGACAGAAAACGCTGCGGATCTTCCTTGTCCTCTCGGCGCTGGGTTGCCTGTTGTTCGTCACGGCCACCACCGGCGCAGTCGTCGCGGGCGCGCTGATGCTGATGAGCTTCGCGCTGCTGGGCACCTGGGGGGCGCTTTATGCCCTGACGCCCGAGATCTATCCGACCAACCTGCGGGCCACCGGCATGGGCACGGCAGGGGCGGTCGCGCGGCTGGGGGGACTGGCCGCGCCCTCGCTGATGGCGGTGCTGGCGACGCGCGACTTCAACGCGATGATCGGGCTGTTCGCGGGCCTGCTGGTACTGGCGGCGGTGCTGTCCTTCGGCATCGGCCGAGAAACGCGAGGCGCATCCATCGCCTGA
- a CDS encoding HU family DNA-binding protein, translated as MATAPAKPMTKTQLVAALADEMGSDKKTATAALDALGALVARTVAEGGALTLPGIGKVACRARPERQVRNPQTQEMMTKPADKVVKVTIAKSLKDSVNA; from the coding sequence ATGGCCACAGCACCCGCCAAGCCCATGACCAAGACGCAGCTGGTGGCTGCACTGGCCGATGAGATGGGCAGCGACAAGAAGACCGCCACCGCCGCGCTGGACGCGCTGGGCGCGCTGGTCGCCCGCACCGTCGCCGAGGGCGGTGCGCTGACGCTGCCCGGCATCGGCAAGGTCGCCTGCCGCGCCCGCCCCGAGCGTCAGGTCCGCAACCCGCAGACGCAGGAAATGATGACCAAGCCCGCCGACAAGGTGGTCAAGGTCACCATCGCCAAGTCGCTGAAGGACAGCGTCAACGCCTGA
- a CDS encoding AMP nucleosidase, which yields MDQLSRLLPVETPEPVEREYFDDPQAAVARLIELHDRATGWLLDRFVGTLRGGHPPAARFRAFYPEVRLTTSSHEQADSRLAFGHVTLPGTYAATITRPDLFRDYLTQQIGLLIRNHQVPVAVGESDTPIPVHFAVATQSDLNVPQEGVLDYSLRDIFDVPDLVTVNDNIVNGIADELPDGTRHLAPFTAQRVDYSLARLAHYTATAPDHFQSFVLFTNYQFYVDEFEAFARKALADPASGYTAFVGPGNHMIERPDDASVPVAKTPQMPAYHLKRPDGQGITLVNIGVGPSNAKTATDHIAVLRPHAWLMVGHCAGLRNSQRLGDYVLAHAYLRLDHVLDDDLPVWVPLPTLAEVQVALEQAVAEITELEGFELKRIMRTGTVATIDNRNWELRDTPVHRLSLSRAIALDMESATIAANGFRFRVPYGTLLCVSDKPLHGELKLPGMATDFYRTQVSSHLLIGIRAMEKLRATPIERLHSRKLRSFHETAFL from the coding sequence ATGGACCAGCTCTCCCGCCTGCTGCCCGTCGAGACGCCCGAGCCGGTCGAGCGCGAATATTTTGACGATCCCCAGGCCGCCGTCGCCCGCCTGATCGAGCTTCACGACCGTGCCACGGGCTGGCTGCTGGACCGTTTCGTAGGCACGCTGCGGGGGGGGCATCCGCCGGCGGCAAGGTTCCGCGCCTTCTATCCCGAGGTCCGGCTGACGACCTCGAGCCACGAGCAGGCCGATTCCCGGCTGGCCTTCGGCCATGTCACGCTGCCCGGCACCTATGCGGCGACGATCACCCGGCCGGACCTGTTCCGCGACTACCTAACCCAGCAGATTGGCCTTCTGATCCGCAACCACCAAGTTCCCGTGGCCGTCGGTGAAAGCGACACGCCCATCCCTGTCCATTTCGCCGTGGCGACCCAGAGCGACCTGAACGTCCCGCAGGAAGGCGTGCTGGATTATTCCCTGCGCGACATCTTCGACGTGCCCGACCTCGTCACCGTGAACGACAACATCGTGAACGGGATCGCTGATGAGCTGCCCGACGGCACCCGCCACCTTGCGCCCTTCACAGCGCAGCGGGTGGATTACTCGCTGGCGCGGCTGGCGCATTACACCGCGACCGCGCCCGATCACTTCCAGAGTTTCGTGCTGTTCACCAACTACCAGTTCTACGTGGACGAGTTCGAGGCTTTTGCCCGCAAGGCGCTGGCGGACCCCGCCTCGGGCTACACGGCCTTCGTCGGTCCCGGAAACCACATGATCGAGCGGCCGGACGATGCCTCGGTGCCCGTTGCCAAGACCCCGCAGATGCCGGCCTATCACCTCAAGCGGCCGGACGGGCAGGGGATCACGCTGGTCAACATCGGCGTGGGACCCTCCAACGCCAAGACCGCCACGGACCACATTGCCGTCCTGCGCCCCCATGCCTGGCTGATGGTCGGCCATTGCGCGGGGCTGCGCAACAGCCAGCGGCTGGGGGATTACGTGCTGGCCCACGCCTACCTGCGGCTGGACCATGTGCTGGACGACGACCTGCCGGTCTGGGTGCCGCTGCCGACGCTGGCCGAGGTGCAGGTGGCGCTGGAACAGGCCGTGGCCGAGATCACCGAGCTGGAAGGCTTCGAGCTGAAGCGGATCATGCGGACGGGCACCGTCGCCACCATCGACAACCGCAACTGGGAATTGCGCGACACGCCGGTCCACCGCCTCAGCCTCAGCCGCGCGATCGCGCTGGACATGGAAAGCGCCACCATCGCCGCCAACGGCTTCCGCTTCCGGGTGCCCTACGGCACGCTTCTGTGCGTCAGCGACAAGCCCCTGCATGGCGAGTTGAAGCTGCCCGGCATGGCGACCGATTTCTACCGCACGCAGGTCTCCAGCCACCTGCTGATCGGCATCCGCGCGATGGAGAAGCTGCGCGCCACCCCGATCGAGCGGCTGCATTCCCGCAAGCTGCGGTCCTTCCACGAGACGGCGTTTCTGTAA
- a CDS encoding LLM class flavin-dependent oxidoreductase gives MDISILDLAPVPEGSDTKAAIASSVTLARAAEAQGYKRFWLAEHHNMPGIASAATAVLIGHIADHTKDIRVGAGGIMLPNHAPLAVAEAFGTLATIHGPRIDLGLGRAPGGDGAVMHALRRGQSRNEDFPNDVVELLHYLGPERPGVAVAAHPGQGTNVPVWILGSSLYGASLAAALGLPYAFASHFAPDALDDAVALYRDRFQPGPWGDKPRFMLAANLIAADTDAEARRLRTSSQIQFFRLRTGNPGLLPAPVDDLDAVVPAQYQSMVDRVLSVSAVGAPDTVKAQIDAMVARYKPDELILTGNIWDPAAREKSFAIGAEVLGLTRA, from the coding sequence ATGGACATCTCTATTCTCGATCTCGCGCCGGTGCCCGAGGGCTCGGACACAAAGGCGGCCATCGCCAGCAGCGTGACGCTGGCACGCGCGGCGGAAGCCCAGGGCTACAAGCGGTTCTGGCTGGCCGAGCACCACAACATGCCGGGCATCGCCAGCGCAGCGACAGCCGTGCTGATCGGCCATATCGCCGATCACACCAAGGACATCCGCGTCGGCGCGGGCGGGATCATGCTGCCGAACCACGCGCCGCTGGCGGTGGCCGAGGCCTTCGGGACGCTGGCCACCATCCATGGGCCGCGCATCGACCTCGGCCTTGGCCGCGCGCCCGGCGGCGACGGGGCGGTGATGCACGCGCTGCGGCGGGGCCAGTCCCGCAACGAGGATTTCCCCAACGACGTGGTGGAACTGCTGCATTACCTCGGCCCCGAACGCCCCGGCGTGGCGGTGGCTGCCCATCCCGGGCAGGGGACGAACGTGCCGGTCTGGATTCTCGGCTCGTCGCTTTACGGGGCAAGCCTCGCGGCTGCGCTGGGGCTGCCTTACGCTTTCGCCTCGCATTTCGCGCCCGACGCGCTGGACGACGCGGTAGCGCTTTACCGCGACCGCTTCCAGCCAGGGCCCTGGGGCGACAAACCGCGCTTCATGCTGGCCGCGAACCTGATCGCGGCGGACACGGACGCGGAAGCGCGGCGGCTGCGGACCAGTTCGCAGATCCAGTTCTTCCGGCTGCGGACCGGCAATCCCGGCTTGCTGCCCGCGCCGGTGGATGATCTTGATGCGGTCGTGCCCGCGCAATACCAGTCGATGGTGGACCGGGTGCTGAGCGTCAGCGCCGTCGGCGCCCCCGACACCGTCAAGGCGCAGATCGACGCGATGGTCGCCCGCTACAAGCCGGACGAGCTGATCCTGACCGGCAACATCTGGGACCCGGCGGCGCGCGAAAAATCCTTCGCCATCGGGGCCGAGGTGCTGGGACTCACCCGCGCATGA
- a CDS encoding SDR family oxidoreductase, translating into MTSRLVVLGHGYSAGFLTRRLVPQGWTVTGTTRDNASRVTLAGATPLRWPGEGDAVRAEIARADAILISAGPEAGECPALREFGTAIADSRARWFGYLSTTGVYGDRQGGWVDETSDLAPSTRRGRDRVAAEAGWQALAAAHGLPLHIFRLAGIYGPGRGPFEKVRNGTARRIIKPGQVFSRIHAEDIAQTLAASIARPSPGAIYNLCDDDPAPPEDVLEHAAHLLGLPPPPAEDFTTAEMTPMARSFYAESKRVSNARIKRDLGIRLIHPDYRSGLAAILAEESVRA; encoded by the coding sequence ATGACCTCGCGCCTGGTGGTGCTGGGCCATGGCTATTCGGCCGGCTTCCTGACCCGGCGGCTGGTGCCGCAGGGCTGGACCGTCACCGGCACCACCCGCGACAATGCTTCACGTGTCACGCTGGCAGGCGCCACGCCCCTGCGCTGGCCCGGCGAGGGGGACGCGGTGCGGGCCGAGATCGCCCGCGCCGACGCGATCCTGATCAGCGCCGGGCCGGAGGCCGGGGAATGCCCGGCGCTGCGCGAATTCGGCACAGCCATCGCGGACAGCCGCGCCCGCTGGTTCGGCTATCTCTCCACCACCGGAGTTTATGGCGACCGACAGGGCGGCTGGGTGGACGAGACCTCAGACCTCGCGCCCTCGACCCGCCGGGGCCGCGACCGCGTGGCGGCGGAAGCCGGGTGGCAGGCGCTGGCCGCAGCGCACGGGTTGCCGCTACACATCTTCCGCCTTGCCGGCATCTACGGCCCCGGACGCGGCCCTTTCGAGAAGGTCCGCAACGGCACCGCCCGACGCATCATCAAGCCGGGGCAGGTGTTTTCCCGCATCCATGCCGAGGACATCGCGCAGACCCTCGCGGCCTCGATCGCCCGGCCCTCACCCGGCGCGATTTACAACCTCTGCGACGATGACCCCGCCCCGCCCGAGGATGTGCTGGAACATGCAGCCCATCTGCTGGGCCTGCCCCCGCCGCCCGCCGAGGATTTCACGACCGCCGAGATGACGCCGATGGCTCGCAGCTTCTATGCCGAAAGCAAGCGCGTCTCGAACGCGCGGATCAAGCGCGACCTCGGCATCCGCCTGATCCACCCGGACTATCGCAGCGGGCTGGCCGCGATCCTGGCGGAAGAATCCGTCAGGGCGTGA
- a CDS encoding COG3650 family protein, with protein MRLAALALTLALAGPAAAQSMLPTLYDVTGVKSNDVLNIRAMPDASSSILSELPHDATGVEVIETRSGWARVNTFERSGWVNMRYLQERPDVWKPGEIPATLNCLGTEPFWSLRQVGANIVYETPELSRPLQRRVVVDNPARREPARSIIAGDAQGRLTVVLTPAQCSDGMSDRAFGLSATLLFEGADQASRMENGCCRITP; from the coding sequence ATGCGTCTTGCCGCCCTTGCCCTGACCCTTGCCCTCGCCGGTCCCGCCGCCGCGCAGTCCATGCTGCCGACGCTCTACGACGTGACGGGGGTCAAGTCGAACGACGTGCTTAATATCCGGGCGATGCCGGACGCCTCCTCCTCGATCCTGTCGGAACTGCCGCATGACGCAACGGGGGTCGAGGTGATCGAGACACGGTCCGGCTGGGCGCGGGTCAACACCTTCGAGCGCTCGGGCTGGGTCAACATGCGCTATCTTCAGGAACGGCCCGATGTCTGGAAGCCGGGCGAAATTCCGGCCACGCTGAACTGCCTCGGGACCGAGCCCTTCTGGTCGCTGCGGCAGGTCGGCGCCAACATCGTCTACGAGACGCCCGAACTCTCGCGCCCCCTGCAGCGCCGCGTGGTGGTGGACAACCCCGCCCGGCGCGAGCCCGCCCGCAGCATCATCGCGGGCGACGCGCAGGGCCGACTGACGGTGGTGCTGACCCCCGCCCAATGCAGCGACGGCATGTCGGATCGCGCCTTCGGGCTGTCGGCCACGCTGCTGTTCGAGGGCGCGGACCAGGCCTCGCGGATGGAGAACGGCTGCTGCCGGATCACGCCCTGA
- a CDS encoding VIT family protein, whose product MTRNTHPDAHPDDPHYITRSNWLRAAVLGANDGIVSIGSLVVGVATASGDPQAVMIAGGAGLAAGALSMAAGEYVSVSSQSDIEAADIHRERQALHHQPEIELEELILIYESRGLAPDTARLVACELTEHDALGAHLRDELGLTEELSADPMQAAMASGATFTVAGGVPYLAALLTPLGLIVPVVLAVTLIALAALGMLGAWAGGAPLRPALVRVLLWGSFAMAVTSVIGHLFGAVV is encoded by the coding sequence ATGACCCGCAACACCCACCCCGATGCCCATCCTGACGACCCGCATTACATCACCCGCTCGAACTGGCTGCGGGCGGCTGTCTTGGGGGCGAATGACGGGATCGTGTCGATCGGCTCGCTGGTCGTGGGCGTGGCGACGGCCTCGGGCGATCCGCAGGCGGTGATGATCGCGGGCGGCGCAGGGTTGGCCGCGGGCGCGCTGTCGATGGCGGCGGGGGAATATGTCAGCGTCAGTTCCCAGTCCGACATCGAGGCCGCCGACATCCACCGCGAGCGACAGGCACTGCACCACCAGCCCGAGATCGAGCTGGAGGAACTGATCCTGATCTACGAATCGCGCGGCCTCGCCCCCGACACCGCCCGGCTGGTCGCCTGCGAGCTGACCGAGCATGACGCGCTGGGCGCCCACCTGCGCGATGAACTGGGTCTGACCGAGGAGCTTTCGGCGGATCCCATGCAGGCCGCGATGGCCTCGGGCGCGACCTTCACCGTGGCGGGCGGGGTGCCCTATCTCGCGGCGCTGCTGACACCCTTGGGGCTGATCGTGCCGGTGGTTCTGGCGGTGACGCTGATCGCGCTGGCCGCTTTGGGCATGCTGGGGGCATGGGCGGGGGGTGCGCCTCTCCGCCCTGCTCTCGTGCGTGTGTTGCTGTGGGGTTCATTCGCGATGGCGGTGACCTCGGTGATCGGGCATCTTTTCGGGGCCGTTGTCTGA
- a CDS encoding restriction endonuclease: MLPILRMIGEGKQSIADSLPGLQKQFLLSDTQMEMLLPSGTQSYMSNRAHWARNYMMHAGLVEPIKRGHYRITPAGKALLDSNPTKIDKNTLRTYPDFLEWLTYLAGRSKEAPEVPVFGASEPQDTTETPQELIDSAHAALQDALAEELLEQLLAVTPARFEQVIVDLLIAMGYGSGRAEMGRAIGKSGDGGIDGIINEDKLGLDAVYIQAKRYKPENAIGRPALQGFVGSLIGARARKGVFVTTSSFTKEAWGYVRGIEQRVVLIDGARLARLMIDHGVGVRTSATYVIRRIDEDYFSVD, encoded by the coding sequence ATGTTGCCAATTCTTCGCATGATCGGCGAGGGAAAGCAGTCGATCGCCGACTCCCTTCCCGGACTGCAGAAACAGTTTTTGCTTTCCGACACCCAGATGGAAATGCTGCTTCCCAGTGGAACTCAGAGCTATATGTCGAACCGTGCTCATTGGGCGCGGAACTACATGATGCACGCCGGCCTAGTGGAACCCATCAAACGGGGCCATTACCGGATCACTCCTGCGGGAAAGGCGCTGCTGGACAGCAATCCGACCAAGATCGACAAGAACACGCTCAGAACCTACCCGGACTTTCTGGAATGGCTGACATACTTGGCAGGACGATCAAAGGAAGCGCCAGAAGTGCCCGTGTTCGGTGCTTCCGAACCACAGGACACGACCGAGACCCCGCAGGAACTGATCGACTCGGCCCATGCCGCCCTGCAGGACGCGTTGGCCGAGGAACTGCTGGAACAACTCCTCGCTGTCACGCCTGCCCGTTTCGAGCAGGTCATCGTCGACCTGTTGATCGCCATGGGCTATGGCAGCGGTCGGGCGGAGATGGGTCGTGCCATCGGCAAGTCCGGCGACGGCGGCATTGATGGAATCATCAACGAGGACAAGCTGGGCCTCGACGCTGTCTATATCCAGGCCAAGCGCTACAAGCCCGAGAATGCCATTGGCCGCCCCGCGCTTCAGGGCTTCGTCGGCTCGCTGATCGGGGCGAGGGCACGAAAGGGCGTGTTCGTCACGACCTCCTCCTTCACCAAGGAGGCATGGGGCTATGTGCGCGGGATCGAGCAGCGCGTCGTGCTGATCGACGGGGCGCGGCTGGCCCGGTTGATGATCGACCACGGCGTGGGGGTGCGCACCAGCGCGACCTATGTTATCCGCCGCATCGACGAGGATTACTTCTCCGTCGATTGA
- the dxs gene encoding 1-deoxy-D-xylulose-5-phosphate synthase, which yields MTDTTSRPATPILDRVASPADLKALSDRQLHQLADELRAETISAVSVTGGHLGAGLGVVELTVALHAVWDSPRDKIVWDVGHQCYPHKILTGRRDRIRSLRMEGGLSGFTKRSESPHDPFGAGHSSTSISAALGFAAARDLGGDPGDAIAVIGDGAMSGGMAFEAMNNAGHMGTRLFVILNDNEMSIAPPTGAMSSYLTRLYTQGPFQELKAAAKGAVSLLPPPMQEGARRAKEMLKGITIGGTLFEELGFSYVGPVDGHDLDQLLPLLRTVKARADGPVLIHAVTKKGKGYAPAENAADRGHARAKFDVITGEQAKAKSNAPSYTSVFAKSLIAQAERDDRIVAITAAMPDGTGLNLFADRFPRRCFDVGIAEQHAVTFSAGLAAGGMRPFCAIYSTFLQRGYDQVVHDVAIQRLPVRFAIDRAGLVGADGATHAGAYDVGFLANLPGFVVMAAADEAELVRMVATAVALDDRPSAFRFPRGEGTGVELPERPEPLEIGRGRIVAEGARVAILSFGTRLSEVLRARESLMARGLAPTVADARFAKPLDRDLILRLVREHEALITIEEGAIGGFGSHVAQLLAEEGVFDRGFRFRSMVLPDTFIDHASPEAMYRAAAMEAPQIEAKVLEVLGVAALGRRA from the coding sequence ATGACCGACACGACCTCGCGTCCCGCAACCCCGATCCTCGACCGCGTCGCCTCTCCCGCCGACCTCAAGGCGCTGAGCGACCGCCAGCTGCACCAGCTGGCCGACGAGTTGCGAGCGGAAACGATCAGCGCCGTCAGCGTGACTGGCGGCCATCTGGGCGCGGGGCTTGGCGTGGTCGAACTGACCGTGGCGCTGCACGCGGTCTGGGACAGCCCGCGCGACAAGATCGTCTGGGACGTGGGCCACCAGTGCTATCCCCACAAGATCCTGACCGGCCGGCGCGACCGCATCCGCAGCCTGCGGATGGAAGGAGGGCTGTCGGGCTTCACCAAGCGGTCGGAAAGCCCGCATGACCCCTTCGGGGCGGGCCATTCCTCGACCTCGATCAGCGCGGCGCTGGGCTTTGCCGCGGCGCGTGACCTCGGCGGCGATCCGGGCGACGCCATCGCCGTGATCGGGGACGGCGCCATGAGCGGCGGCATGGCCTTCGAGGCGATGAACAACGCGGGCCACATGGGCACCCGTCTGTTCGTGATCCTGAACGACAACGAGATGTCGATCGCCCCGCCGACCGGGGCGATGTCTAGCTACCTGACCCGGCTTTACACCCAAGGGCCGTTCCAGGAACTGAAGGCCGCCGCCAAAGGGGCGGTCAGCCTGCTGCCGCCGCCCATGCAGGAGGGCGCCCGCCGCGCCAAGGAGATGCTGAAGGGCATCACCATCGGCGGCACCCTGTTCGAGGAACTGGGCTTCTCTTACGTCGGCCCGGTGGACGGCCACGACCTCGACCAGCTTCTGCCGCTGCTCAGGACGGTCAAGGCGCGGGCGGACGGGCCGGTGTTGATCCATGCGGTGACGAAGAAGGGGAAAGGCTACGCCCCGGCCGAGAACGCCGCCGACCGCGGCCATGCCCGCGCCAAGTTCGACGTCATCACGGGCGAGCAGGCCAAGGCCAAGTCCAACGCCCCCAGCTATACCAGCGTCTTCGCCAAGTCCCTGATCGCCCAGGCCGAGCGGGACGACCGCATCGTGGCGATCACCGCCGCCATGCCGGACGGGACGGGACTGAACCTGTTTGCCGACCGCTTCCCCCGCCGCTGCTTCGACGTGGGGATCGCGGAACAGCACGCCGTGACCTTCTCGGCCGGGCTTGCGGCGGGGGGGATGCGGCCCTTCTGCGCGATCTATTCGACCTTCCTGCAGCGCGGCTATGACCAAGTTGTCCATGACGTGGCGATCCAGCGCCTGCCCGTGCGCTTCGCCATCGACCGCGCCGGGCTGGTCGGCGCCGATGGCGCGACCCATGCGGGTGCCTATGACGTAGGCTTCCTTGCGAACCTGCCCGGCTTCGTCGTCATGGCCGCCGCCGATGAGGCCGAACTGGTCCGCATGGTCGCCACCGCTGTCGCGCTGGACGACCGCCCCTCGGCCTTCCGCTTCCCGCGCGGCGAGGGCACCGGCGTCGAACTGCCCGAGCGCCCCGAGCCGCTGGAAATCGGCCGCGGCCGCATCGTGGCGGAAGGCGCCCGCGTCGCCATCCTGTCCTTCGGCACGAGGCTCTCCGAGGTCCTGCGCGCCCGCGAATCGCTTATGGCACGCGGCCTCGCCCCCACCGTGGCGGACGCCCGCTTCGCCAAGCCGCTGGACCGCGACCTGATCCTGCGGCTGGTGCGCGAACACGAGGCGCTGATCACCATCGAGGAGGGCGCCATCGGCGGCTTCGGCAGCCATGTGGCCCAACTGTTGGCGGAAGAAGGCGTCTTCGACCGCGGCTTCCGCTTCCGCAGCATGGTCCTGCCCGACACCTTCATCGACCACGCCAGTCCCGAGGCGATGTATCGCGCGGCTGCCATGGAGGCGCCCCAGATCGAGGCAAAGGTGCTGGAGGTGCTGGGGGTCGCCGCGCTGGGGCGGCGGGCGTGA